In the genome of Hydrogenophaga sp. PBL-H3, the window CAAGGACGGCACCGGTCGCGTGGCCGCACACGAAATCATGCTGGGCACCAGCGCCATCCGCAACCTGATCCGCGAAGCCAAGGTGGCACAGATGTACTCGGCCATCCAGACCGGCAGCAACGTGGGCATGCAGACGCTGGACCAGAACCTCTCGGAGCTGGTCAAGCGCAACGTGATCAGCCCGGCCGAGGCGCGCGGCAAAGCGAAGATTCCCGAGAATTTCCCGGGCTGAGCACAAGAAGGCAGAACACATGGAACGCGACCAGGCATCGAAATTCGTCAACGACCTGCTGCGCCTGATGCTCAGCCGCAGCGGCAGCGACCTCTTCCTCACCGCCGACTTTCCGCCGGCGATCAAGGTCGACGGATCGGTGGTCAAGGTGTCGCCGCAACCGCTGAACGGCTCGCACACACTGGCGCTGGCGCGCGCCATCATGAACGACAAGCAGGCCGCCGAGTTCGAACGCACCAAGGAGTGCAACTTCGCGATCTCGCCACCGGCCATTGGGCGTTTCCGGGTCAGCGCCTTCATCCAGCAGGGCAAGGTCGGCATGGTGATGCGGACCATCCCCGCCGTGCTGCCCACCATCGACAAGCTCGGTCTGCCGCAGGTGCTCAAGGACGTGGTGCTGTCCAAGCGCGGCTTGTGCATCCTGGTGGGCGCCACGGGCTCGGGGAAGTCCACCTCGCTGGCGGCCATGGTCGACTGGCGCAACGAGCACACGCACGGTCACATCATCACGATTGAAGACCCGGTGGAATTCGTGCACCCGCACAAGAACTGCGTGGTCACGCAGCGCGAGGTGGGGCTGGACACCGACAATTGGGAAACAGCGCTCAAGAACACGCTGCGCCAGGCGCCCGACGTGATCCTGATGGGTGAGATCCGCGACCGCGAGACCATGGAACACGCGATCCAGTTCAGCGAAACCGGCCACCTGTGCCTGGCCACGCTGCACGCCAACAGCGCCAACCAGGCGCTGGACCGCATCATCAACTTCTTCCCCGAAGAGCGCCGCACCCAGCTGCTGATGGACCTCTCGTTGAACTTGCGCGCGCTGGTGTCGCAACGCCTGATTCCACGCCAGGACAACAAGGGTCGCCACGCGGCGGTGGAGATCATGCTGAACTCACCGCTGATCTCCGACCTGATCTTCAAAGGCGATGTCGCCGAGATCAAGGAGATCATGAAGAAGAGCAACCAGATGGGCATGCAGACGTTTGACCAGGCGCTCTTCAACGCCTTCGAGGCCAACCTCATCACGTTTGAGGACGCGCTGCGCAACGCCGACTCGCTCAACGATCTGCGTTTGCAGATCAAGCTCAACAGCCAGCGCGCCAAGACCCTGGATCTGGCGGCGGGCACCGAGCACCTGACGATCGTTTAACCCCCCTGCGCCGCGCCTGCTGCACGTCACCCCCCAGGGGGGGCAATGCCTGCGGCGTGGCGTAGCCAGTTCCGCGGCATTCTTGAATTGAATCCCTTCCAACCTCCGAGAGCTTTTCATGAGCAACATCGCTGAACGCACTTACGAATCCATCCCTGCCCGCAAAGTCGCCTTCATCGGCCTGGGTGTCATGGGCTATCCCATGGCCGGCCACCTGGCGCGTGCCGGGCATTCGGTGACGGTCTACAACCGGTCCAGTGCCAAGGCCGCAGCCTGGGTGGCTGAATTTGGCGGCGCGCACCAACCCACGCCGCGCGAAGCAGCGCAGGGTGCCGACATCGTGTTTGCCTGCGTGGGCAACGACGATGACCTGCGCTCCATCACGCTGGGTGCCGACGGTGCGTTCGCCGGCATGGCACCGGGTGCGATCTTCGTGGACCACACCACAGCCTCCGCCGACGTGGCGCGCGAGCTGTACCAGGCTGCGAAAACACTGGGCCTGTCGTTCGTGGACGCCCCCGTGTCGGGCGGTCAGGCGGGCGCCGTCAATGGCCTGCTGACCGTGATGTGCGGCGGTGACGCAGCGGCCTTTGACGCGGTGAAGCCCGTGGCCATGGCGTTTTCGCGCGCCTTCACGCTGCTGGGCGACACCGGTGCCGGCCAGCTCACCAAGATGGTCAACCAGATCTGTATCGCCGGGCTGGTGCAAGGCCTGTCGGAAGCCATTGCCTTTGGCCAGAAGGCCGGACTGGGCATGAACCAGGTGCTGGACGTGATCGGCAAGGGCGCGGCGCAGAGCTGGCAACTCGACAACCGCGGCAAGACCATGGTGGCCGACAAGTTCGACTTCGGCTTTGCCGTGGACTGGATGCGCAAGGACCTGGGTCTGGTGCTCGACGAGGCCAAGCGCAACGGTGCACGCCTGCCGGTCACCGCCCTGGTGGACCAGTTCTACGCCGACGTGCAAGCCATGGGCGGCAACCGCCTGGACACCTCCAGCCTGATCAAACGCCTGAAATGAAGGCCTGAATGGACAGCAGCGCCGAAGCGCTGCTGTTTTGTCATTTGGCTTCGTTCGCCGCCGGCTTGGGCAGCATGCGGGCGAGTTCGGCCTCGGTGAGGATCTCGAACGAGCGCACGACGCGCTGCACACCCGAGGTGTTGCGCGCGATCTCGGTGGCGCGG includes:
- a CDS encoding PilT/PilU family type 4a pilus ATPase, with amino-acid sequence MERDQASKFVNDLLRLMLSRSGSDLFLTADFPPAIKVDGSVVKVSPQPLNGSHTLALARAIMNDKQAAEFERTKECNFAISPPAIGRFRVSAFIQQGKVGMVMRTIPAVLPTIDKLGLPQVLKDVVLSKRGLCILVGATGSGKSTSLAAMVDWRNEHTHGHIITIEDPVEFVHPHKNCVVTQREVGLDTDNWETALKNTLRQAPDVILMGEIRDRETMEHAIQFSETGHLCLATLHANSANQALDRIINFFPEERRTQLLMDLSLNLRALVSQRLIPRQDNKGRHAAVEIMLNSPLISDLIFKGDVAEIKEIMKKSNQMGMQTFDQALFNAFEANLITFEDALRNADSLNDLRLQIKLNSQRAKTLDLAAGTEHLTIV
- a CDS encoding NAD(P)-dependent oxidoreductase, which gives rise to MSNIAERTYESIPARKVAFIGLGVMGYPMAGHLARAGHSVTVYNRSSAKAAAWVAEFGGAHQPTPREAAQGADIVFACVGNDDDLRSITLGADGAFAGMAPGAIFVDHTTASADVARELYQAAKTLGLSFVDAPVSGGQAGAVNGLLTVMCGGDAAAFDAVKPVAMAFSRAFTLLGDTGAGQLTKMVNQICIAGLVQGLSEAIAFGQKAGLGMNQVLDVIGKGAAQSWQLDNRGKTMVADKFDFGFAVDWMRKDLGLVLDEAKRNGARLPVTALVDQFYADVQAMGGNRLDTSSLIKRLK